A window from Nomascus leucogenys isolate Asia chromosome 24, Asia_NLE_v1, whole genome shotgun sequence encodes these proteins:
- the SLC66A1 gene encoding lysosomal amino acid transporter 1 homolog, with protein MVWKKLGSHNFSSCPNGSIQWIWDVLGECAQDGWDEASVGLGLISILCFAASTFPQFIKAYKTGNMDQALSLWFLLGWIGGDSCNLIGSFLADQLPLQTYTAVYYVLADLVMLTLYFYYKFRKRPSLFSAPINSVLLFLMGMVCTTPLLSAAGPVAAPREAFRGRALLSVEPGSKPFTQQEIIGFVIGSISSVLYLLSRLPQIRTNFLRKSTQGISYSLFALVMLGNTLYGLSVLLKNPEEGQSEGSYLLHHLPWLVGSLGVLLLDTIISIQFLVYRRSTATSELEPLLLPS; from the exons ATGGTTTGGAAGAAACTGGGCTCCCACAACTTCTCCAGCTGCCCCAATGGCTCCATCCAGTGGATATGGGATGTGTTGGGTGAATGTGCCCAGGACGGCTGGGACGAGGCCAGCGTGGGCCTGGGCCTGATCTCCATTCTCTGCTTTGCTGCATCTACCTTCCC CCAGTTCATCAAAGCCTACAAGACGGGCAACATGGACCAGGCGCTGTCCCTGTGGTTCCTCCTGGGCTGGATTGGCGGAGACTCCTGCAACCTCATCGGCTCCTTCCTTGCTGACCAGCTGCCCCTGCAG ACCTACACGGCTGTGTATTACGTCTTGGCAGACCTGGTGATGCTGACGCTGTACTTTTACTACAAGTTCAGGAAACGCCCCTCTCTGT TTTCTGCCCCCATCAACTCCGTGTTGTTGTTCCTCATGGGGATGGTGTGCACGACACCGCTGCTGAGCGCTGCTGGGCCCGTGGCTGCCCCAAGGGAAGCCTTCCGGGGGCGGGCGCTCCTGTCCGTGGAGCCAGGCAGCAAG CCCTTCACCCAGCAGGAAATCATTGGTTTCGTCATCGGCTCCATCTCCAGCGTGTTGTACCTGCTCTCCCGGCTGCCTCAGATCCGCACCAAC TTCCTCCGGAAGTCCACCCAGGGGATCTCCTACTCACTGTTCGCGCTGGTGATGCTGGGGAACACGCTGTATGGGCTGAGCGTGCTGCTCAAAAACCCCGAGGAGGGCCAGAGCGAGGGCAGCTACCTGCTGCACCACCTGCCCTGGCTTGTGGGCAGCCTGGGCGTGCTGCTGCTGGACACCATT ATCTCCATCCAGTTCCTGGTGTACAGGCGCAGCACCGCCACCTCGGAGCTtgagcccctcctcctccccagctga